Within Methanobrevibacter arboriphilus JCM 13429 = DSM 1125, the genomic segment GATTATACTAATATTATAAGATATTTGCTCATCATAACATATTCACTCATCAAGGATAATTTCATTTTCTAGCCTATTTAAAGTATAAGCTATTGCATTAGAACCAATAGTAGAAGTTATGAAAAATGTAATAGCAATTATAAGACCAAACGGACTATCAACAGTTAATGCAATAAGTGCTGAAACAGCAAAGTCAATAACATTAACATAAAGCATTCTTTCAGCTTTATTTTTAGCTAAAATAGTTCTTATAGCCATTATAATAATAATTATTCCAATGATTTCTTCTATCATAATTAACATTCCAATATAATACAATTTTTATTTATAAACATAAAATTTATCTTAAATTAAATC encodes:
- a CDS encoding DUF2109 family protein, which translates into the protein MIEEIIGIIIIIMAIRTILAKNKAERMLYVNVIDFAVSALIALTVDSPFGLIIAITFFITSTIGSNAIAYTLNRLENEIILDE